The following coding sequences lie in one Paenibacillus durus ATCC 35681 genomic window:
- a CDS encoding AraC family transcriptional regulator: MQYYQQIQKAVDYIEGNLQKEIGMRDIAASASFSPFHFQRLFLAISGFTVQEYIRKRRLTEAARLLSGSDEGILKVALAYQYHSQEAFTRAFESYAGMTPGKYRKMNPAFEGQPPISFLDARERNDQEFEMGKPEIVYLNRIRIIGCEYQTNLNEGRHYREIPGFYDEFGRNGRYLHIPHRLAPDMVYGVSCRFQDDGGFSFIVGEEAGECAEAPDGQYIKFDLPEGKYAEFKAYGPARHIQKIRDFIYGVWLPHSNYDRGEGPDFEVTDVRNSTFPDDMRIKIFIPLA; this comes from the coding sequence ATGCAATATTATCAGCAGATTCAAAAAGCCGTGGATTATATTGAGGGGAATTTACAAAAGGAGATCGGAATGCGCGACATCGCTGCATCCGCCTCCTTCTCCCCTTTCCACTTTCAGCGGCTGTTTCTCGCTATATCGGGCTTTACCGTGCAGGAGTACATCCGCAAACGCAGGCTCACCGAAGCGGCCCGTCTTCTATCGGGTTCGGATGAAGGCATTCTCAAGGTTGCCCTGGCCTATCAGTATCATTCCCAGGAGGCCTTTACACGCGCCTTCGAGAGTTACGCCGGGATGACGCCAGGGAAATACCGGAAGATGAATCCGGCCTTTGAGGGGCAGCCTCCGATCAGTTTCCTCGATGCTCGGGAAAGGAATGACCAGGAATTCGAGATGGGCAAACCGGAAATTGTCTATTTGAACCGTATACGGATCATCGGCTGTGAATATCAGACAAATCTGAATGAAGGGCGGCATTACCGGGAAATTCCCGGTTTTTACGACGAATTCGGAAGGAACGGCCGCTATCTGCATATCCCGCATAGACTGGCGCCAGATATGGTCTACGGCGTTTCCTGCCGCTTTCAGGATGATGGCGGATTCTCCTTTATCGTAGGTGAGGAAGCAGGGGAATGCGCGGAAGCGCCGGACGGTCAGTACATTAAATTCGATCTGCCGGAAGGAAAATACGCCGAATTCAAAGCCTATGGCCCAGCGAGGCATATTCAGAAGATACGGGATTTCATTTACGGCGTATGGCTCCCCCATTCAAATTACGATCGCGGGGAAGGGCCAGATTTTGAAGTGACCGATGTGCGGAATTCCACGTTCCCAGACGACATGAGGATCAAAATATTTATTCCGCTTGCTTAA
- a CDS encoding Fur family transcriptional regulator, with translation MNPMDTITQQFAAHNYKLTSQREAIVKVLLDNEKDHLSVEEVYMLVKGSFPQLGLATVYRTLELLCELHLVEKMNFGDGVSRYDLRSEEHEHMHHHLICDSCGKVAEIKDDWLAELEEKLEKEYGFTVTDHRLDFKGSYRICTGSGCKRAKEGQAIS, from the coding sequence ATGAATCCTATGGATACGATCACCCAGCAGTTTGCCGCGCATAACTATAAGCTGACCTCGCAGCGCGAAGCCATTGTCAAGGTGCTTCTCGACAACGAGAAGGATCACTTAAGTGTCGAAGAGGTATATATGCTCGTCAAGGGAAGCTTCCCGCAGCTTGGACTAGCGACAGTATACCGGACGCTTGAACTGTTATGCGAACTTCATCTTGTTGAGAAAATGAACTTCGGCGACGGTGTATCCCGTTACGACCTGCGCAGCGAAGAGCATGAACATATGCATCATCATCTGATCTGCGATTCCTGCGGCAAAGTGGCTGAAATCAAGGACGACTGGCTTGCGGAGCTGGAGGAGAAACTGGAGAAGGAATACGGCTTCACTGTAACTGACCACCGTCTTGATTTCAAAGGCTCTTACCGGATCTGCACGGGGAGCGGGTGCAAACGGGCGAAGGAAGGCCAGGCGATATCGTAA
- a CDS encoding nitrogenase component 1 has protein sequence MAVTKNEHGQTNSINQVRYGCAVGALYSVVSIPGAVPIGHCGPGCMDKQYTSLAFYNGFQGSGYSGGSVSPSVNAGEKEVVFGGEKRLDELIKSTLKIIEGDLFVVLNGCIGELVGDDVGAVVSKYQKQGVPIVYAETGGFKGNNFVGHEIITTAIIDQYVDKYALNKDHREKGLINVWSELPYQNTFWRGDLSELKRILEGAGFRVNILFGGKSAGVEEWKTIPHAQFNLVVSPWLGLKTAKHLEEKYNQPYLHIPVLPIGAQQTAAFIRQVVEYAGIDPATAESFIEQEEQEYYYYLEHFNDFYSEYWWGLPATYAVVGDSTYNLALNKFLVNQLGLIPKRQIITDNAPEKYREAIAQEYQKLAHDVATTVDFVEDGYIVGKLLKETDFGHKPPIIFGTTWERDTVKELKGKIVEVGFPASYEVVLNKSYIGYRGALQLIEKIFTAAISASA, from the coding sequence ATGGCTGTTACTAAAAATGAGCACGGGCAGACCAATTCAATCAATCAAGTGCGCTACGGCTGTGCCGTCGGAGCCCTGTACAGCGTCGTATCCATTCCGGGCGCCGTTCCCATCGGCCACTGCGGACCGGGCTGCATGGACAAGCAATATACCAGCCTGGCCTTTTACAACGGCTTTCAGGGCAGCGGGTATTCGGGAGGCTCGGTCTCTCCAAGCGTCAATGCCGGTGAGAAAGAAGTGGTGTTCGGCGGCGAGAAGCGCTTGGACGAATTAATTAAATCCACTCTCAAGATCATAGAGGGCGATTTGTTTGTTGTACTGAACGGGTGCATCGGAGAATTGGTCGGGGATGATGTCGGAGCGGTCGTCAGTAAATATCAGAAGCAGGGAGTTCCTATTGTGTATGCCGAAACCGGCGGCTTTAAGGGTAATAACTTCGTCGGCCATGAGATCATAACGACAGCCATCATTGATCAATACGTTGATAAATATGCGCTTAACAAGGACCACAGGGAAAAAGGGCTGATTAATGTCTGGTCGGAACTGCCGTATCAGAATACATTCTGGCGCGGGGACCTGTCCGAGCTGAAGCGAATTCTTGAGGGCGCCGGTTTCAGGGTCAATATTTTGTTTGGCGGCAAATCGGCCGGAGTCGAGGAATGGAAGACGATCCCTCATGCCCAGTTTAATCTGGTCGTCTCGCCATGGCTCGGGCTGAAAACGGCCAAGCATTTGGAAGAAAAGTACAATCAGCCGTATTTGCACATCCCTGTGTTACCGATCGGCGCGCAGCAAACCGCTGCATTTATTAGACAGGTCGTTGAGTACGCGGGCATTGACCCTGCAACAGCCGAGTCGTTTATCGAGCAGGAAGAACAAGAATACTACTATTACCTGGAGCATTTCAATGATTTCTACTCCGAATATTGGTGGGGGCTGCCGGCAACCTATGCCGTAGTCGGGGACAGCACGTATAATCTGGCCTTAAACAAGTTTCTGGTGAATCAGCTCGGGTTAATTCCTAAACGACAAATCATCACCGATAATGCGCCGGAAAAATATAGAGAAGCCATCGCTCAAGAATATCAAAAGCTCGCTCATGATGTCGCCACCACTGTCGATTTTGTTGAGGATGGCTATATCGTTGGCAAATTATTGAAAGAGACTGATTTCGGGCACAAGCCTCCGATTATTTTTGGAACAACATGGGAAAGAGACACGGTCAAGGAACTGAAGGGCAAAATTGTCGAAGTCGGATTTCCGGCGTCCTATGAAGTGGTTCTGAACAAAAGCTACATCGGATATAGAGGCGCACTGCAGCTTATTGAGAAAATATTCACTGCCGCTATAAGCGCCAGCGCATAG
- a CDS encoding transposase, with protein MLWAGQTGAPWRDLLETYGSWSTVYSRFRRWQIAGVQQSPVFFRCPFEGQGEFGCHAENLHRLDAPHILHARRVHFLQKR; from the coding sequence ATGCTGTGGGCGGGGCAAACGGGTGCTCCTTGGCGAGATTTACTGGAAACCTACGGCTCCTGGTCCACCGTCTACAGCCGGTTTCGCCGTTGGCAAATCGCTGGCGTGCAACAGAGCCCGGTATTTTTCCGCTGCCCGTTTGAAGGTCAGGGGGAATTTGGCTGTCACGCCGAAAACCTTCACCGCCTGGATGCCCCGCACATACTCCATGCCCGTCGCGTTCATTTCCTCCAGAAAAGATGA
- a CDS encoding sugar phosphate isomerase/epimerase family protein has protein sequence MVKIGLQLYTLREELERDFEGTLRKVAELGYSGVEFFNYFGRSAEEVMALLEETGLTAIGAHRPYDVLLENADAEIDYILKIGSPYLIVPYLTEEQRSDWSSVAANLRILGEKCREKGAVLLYHNHDFELREKSGGLTAFDYLYREVPADLLQVEMDTCWVYYGGYDPVQYIGSYAGRLPLIHLKDMKRLVDGSAETVVLGEGEVDLAAILKAAEQAGVKWAIVEQDYCSRPPLDSVADSIKWLETNYKQGGNIHV, from the coding sequence ATGGTGAAGATCGGTTTGCAGCTCTACACGCTTAGAGAAGAACTGGAAAGGGACTTCGAAGGGACTCTGCGCAAGGTGGCTGAACTCGGCTATAGCGGCGTTGAATTTTTTAATTATTTCGGCCGGAGCGCCGAAGAAGTTATGGCGTTGCTTGAAGAAACCGGGTTAACCGCTATAGGAGCGCACAGACCCTATGATGTTCTGCTGGAGAATGCCGATGCCGAGATCGACTACATACTGAAGATCGGCAGTCCATATCTGATCGTGCCTTATCTCACTGAGGAGCAGCGGAGCGATTGGAGCAGCGTTGCGGCCAATTTACGGATTCTTGGAGAGAAATGCCGGGAGAAAGGCGCCGTGCTGCTCTATCACAACCATGATTTTGAGCTTCGGGAGAAGAGCGGCGGGCTGACGGCATTCGACTATCTGTACCGGGAGGTTCCGGCAGATCTTCTCCAGGTTGAAATGGATACCTGCTGGGTGTATTACGGCGGTTATGATCCCGTGCAGTATATCGGCAGTTACGCGGGACGTCTGCCGCTGATTCATCTGAAAGATATGAAGCGCTTGGTGGACGGCTCGGCGGAAACGGTGGTGCTTGGCGAAGGTGAAGTGGATCTAGCCGCCATTCTGAAGGCGGCGGAACAGGCAGGCGTCAAGTGGGCCATTGTGGAGCAGGACTATTGCAGCCGGCCGCCGCTGGACAGCGTGGCGGATAGTATAAAGTGGCTTGAAACAAACTATAAACAAGGAGGCAATATTCATGTTTAA
- a CDS encoding S-layer homology domain-containing protein yields MISTKKSLAAFSISAVMMLSAGSLSFAAGSEFTDIGSVQGKEKIVSLKERGLVKGVYGSRFMPKSVISSAEGIQFISGGLELNLDAIRFVKAPVASDIFSKVKDDAWYAEAFINAYYNGVEIPPDIDPKEPMTKEQFTVLLVQGLEKGNILPMIKIAPANIADEAQINPASQGAIQRSLIYKINTLDKDGNFNPRSKLTRAEAAVMLYNALEYLKAHGSELPS; encoded by the coding sequence ATGATATCAACTAAAAAGTCTTTGGCAGCCTTTTCAATCAGCGCAGTAATGATGCTCTCGGCAGGAAGCCTAAGCTTTGCCGCCGGCAGCGAATTCACTGATATCGGTTCCGTTCAGGGTAAGGAGAAGATCGTAAGTCTGAAAGAGCGCGGACTCGTTAAGGGAGTATACGGATCGCGTTTTATGCCGAAGTCCGTCATAAGCTCGGCGGAAGGCATCCAGTTTATTTCGGGCGGTCTGGAGCTTAATCTTGACGCCATTAGATTCGTTAAGGCTCCCGTGGCAAGCGATATTTTTAGCAAGGTCAAGGATGATGCGTGGTACGCCGAGGCTTTTATTAACGCGTACTATAACGGCGTTGAAATCCCTCCGGATATCGATCCCAAGGAACCGATGACCAAAGAGCAGTTCACTGTTCTTCTCGTTCAAGGGCTCGAAAAAGGTAACATTCTGCCGATGATCAAGATTGCTCCGGCGAATATCGCCGATGAGGCCCAAATCAACCCTGCGAGCCAAGGCGCTATTCAGCGATCCCTCATATATAAGATCAACACGTTGGACAAGGATGGGAATTTCAATCCGCGAAGCAAGCTGACACGGGCCGAGGCGGCCGTAATGCTGTATAATGCGCTGGAATATTTAAAGGCTCACGGAAGTGAGTTACCCTCATAG
- a CDS encoding Gfo/Idh/MocA family protein, whose protein sequence is MFKTLKIAIIGCGGIANGKHLPSLSRQKNAELVAFCDINEERAQEAAEKYGAEGAKVYTDYQKLLKDGGIDVVHVCTPNDSHSAITVAALEADCHVMCEKPMAKTTAQAQEMLDAARRTGKKLSIAYQNRFRNDSQYLKELCEKGELGEVYYAKAIALRRRAVPTWGVFLDEEKQGGGPLIDIGTHALDLTLWMMDNYKPRSVTGSVFHKLGQRENAANAFGPWDPEQFKVEDSAFGFITMENGATIALESSWALNVAEYGEAKTLLCGTEAGADMTSGLRINGERYGRLYETNIELTPGGVAFYSGDEESEADREARLWLEAVSEDKEPLVKPEQALVVTQILEAIYESARTGKTIYFDGTQDSATKDSAQAVLNK, encoded by the coding sequence ATGTTTAAGACACTTAAAATCGCAATTATCGGCTGCGGGGGCATCGCAAACGGCAAGCACCTGCCAAGTCTCTCGCGTCAAAAGAACGCCGAATTGGTCGCTTTCTGCGATATTAACGAAGAACGGGCGCAGGAAGCCGCGGAAAAATATGGCGCAGAAGGCGCTAAGGTATATACGGACTACCAGAAGCTGCTGAAAGACGGCGGCATCGACGTGGTGCATGTATGTACGCCGAATGACAGCCACTCGGCAATTACGGTTGCCGCGCTCGAAGCCGATTGCCACGTAATGTGCGAGAAACCGATGGCGAAGACGACGGCTCAGGCGCAGGAAATGCTGGACGCTGCCCGCCGGACCGGCAAGAAGCTGTCCATCGCCTACCAGAACCGTTTCCGCAACGATAGCCAGTATTTGAAGGAATTGTGCGAGAAGGGAGAGCTGGGCGAAGTTTACTATGCCAAAGCGATCGCGCTGCGCCGCCGCGCGGTGCCGACTTGGGGCGTATTCCTGGACGAAGAGAAGCAGGGCGGAGGTCCGCTGATCGACATCGGTACGCATGCGCTGGATTTAACGCTGTGGATGATGGACAACTACAAGCCGCGCAGCGTAACCGGCTCGGTGTTCCATAAGCTCGGACAGCGGGAGAATGCCGCCAACGCGTTCGGTCCATGGGACCCGGAACAGTTCAAGGTGGAGGATTCCGCATTCGGCTTCATTACGATGGAGAACGGAGCGACGATTGCGCTGGAATCGAGCTGGGCGCTGAACGTCGCCGAGTACGGCGAAGCGAAGACGCTGCTGTGCGGAACGGAAGCCGGTGCCGATATGACCAGCGGACTTCGCATTAACGGTGAACGCTATGGCCGTCTGTATGAGACGAATATCGAGCTTACTCCGGGCGGAGTCGCCTTCTATTCGGGAGATGAAGAGAGCGAGGCGGACCGTGAAGCGCGTCTGTGGCTTGAGGCGGTGAGCGAAGACAAGGAACCGCTGGTCAAACCGGAGCAGGCGCTTGTGGTTACGCAGATTCTGGAGGCCATTTACGAATCCGCACGTACCGGCAAGACGATTTATTTTGACGGAACACAAGATAGCGCAACCAAAGACTCGGCTCAAGCGGTACTGAATAAATAA
- a CDS encoding alpha/beta hydrolase, translated as MEKKLILEPEAQNFVEATANPPFLFDLGPEQGRIAVDEAQAGEVQKPDVDIEDISITGGPSGRVSIRILRPKHVAEKNLAVILYIHGAGWVFGNAHTHDRLIRELAVKSGAALVFPNYSLSPEAKYPTAIEEIYAVLLWIAEYGKEHGLDADHLAVAGDSVGGNMTAAITLMAKERSGPAIGQQLLFYPVTDASFDTESYHQFAEGYFLRRDGMKWFWDQYTSDSEERNQITASPLRATTEQLRGLPPALIITAEADVLRDEGEAYANKLREAGVDVTAVRYQGIIHDFVMLNALSDTAAAKSAISLASAWLKAGF; from the coding sequence ATGGAGAAAAAACTTATTCTTGAACCGGAAGCACAAAATTTTGTTGAGGCTACAGCCAATCCGCCATTCTTATTTGATCTAGGACCGGAACAGGGGCGGATTGCGGTCGACGAAGCCCAGGCGGGCGAGGTACAAAAGCCGGATGTGGACATTGAAGATATCAGTATTACAGGTGGTCCAAGCGGCCGCGTATCCATTCGGATTTTACGTCCGAAGCACGTTGCTGAGAAGAATCTGGCTGTCATTTTGTATATACACGGTGCAGGTTGGGTCTTTGGCAACGCACACACCCATGATCGGTTGATCCGTGAACTGGCCGTGAAGAGTGGAGCTGCTCTTGTATTTCCAAATTACAGTCTGTCCCCTGAAGCGAAGTATCCTACGGCCATTGAAGAAATCTATGCTGTGCTGCTGTGGATCGCAGAGTACGGCAAAGAACACGGGCTTGACGCGGATCACTTGGCTGTAGCCGGTGATAGTGTTGGCGGCAACATGACTGCGGCAATCACGCTGATGGCCAAAGAGCGCAGTGGTCCTGCTATTGGACAACAGCTCCTTTTCTACCCGGTTACGGATGCTTCATTTGATACGGAATCCTATCATCAATTCGCGGAAGGATATTTTTTGCGCCGGGACGGGATGAAGTGGTTCTGGGATCAGTATACAAGCGATTCTGAGGAAAGAAACCAGATTACGGCCTCCCCGCTGAGGGCAACTACCGAGCAGCTTCGCGGTCTTCCGCCGGCTTTGATCATTACAGCCGAAGCTGATGTCCTGCGGGACGAGGGTGAAGCTTATGCGAATAAACTTCGAGAGGCTGGTGTTGATGTCACTGCGGTACGTTATCAAGGAATAATCCATGACTTTGTTATGTTGAATGCATTATCGGACACTGCCGCGGCCAAAAGTGCAATATCTCTGGCCAGCGCTTGGCTAAAAGCCGGGTTTTAA
- a CDS encoding nitrogenase component 1, translated as MGKINLRMVEVQNRERRLGTIIAWNGTASDLHTQSGYQRRGSGCKSNKDGCRLCEAKGPFTQGSVCSEQMVECQAGNVRDAVLIQHSPIGCGAGQVPYNSIYRNGLAMRGHKVENIRIINTNLQETDMVFGALGKLKQSIDDAWERYSPKAIFIGTSCPTGIIGEDIESVARKKEEELGIPVIPLFCEGFRSKHWSTGFDATQHGILRQIVKKSTKKQEDLVNVISLWGSDIFTPMFKEFNLRVNYVVDMASVSDLEQLSEAAATVGFCYTLSSYMAAALEQEFGVPEVKAPMPYGFAGTDAWLRELGKVTHREELVEQYIAKEHARVKPKIAELKKKLQGLKGYVATGSAYAHGLIQVLRELDIQVDGSLVFHHDPVYDSGDAREDSLGHLIENYGEVPSFNVSNRQQYQFYGLLQEVKPDFILIRHNGLAPLASKLGIPAAPLGDEHIAIGYEGIVNLGEAILDILAHKKFHDDLKKHAKLPYKQWWLEQKDPYILAKHPELIDAQPTIS; from the coding sequence ATGGGCAAGATCAATTTGAGGATGGTTGAAGTTCAGAATCGCGAGCGGCGGCTCGGCACAATTATCGCCTGGAACGGAACAGCATCGGATCTGCACACGCAATCAGGCTATCAACGAAGAGGAAGCGGATGTAAAAGTAATAAGGATGGATGCCGGCTGTGTGAAGCCAAAGGACCTTTCACTCAAGGCTCGGTGTGCAGTGAGCAAATGGTTGAATGTCAGGCAGGCAATGTCAGAGATGCGGTGCTGATCCAGCATTCACCGATCGGCTGCGGCGCCGGACAAGTTCCCTACAATTCAATCTACCGGAATGGATTGGCCATGAGAGGCCATAAAGTCGAGAATATTAGAATTATCAATACGAACCTGCAGGAGACGGATATGGTGTTTGGCGCGCTTGGCAAACTCAAGCAATCCATTGACGATGCTTGGGAAAGGTATTCACCCAAAGCCATTTTTATAGGAACCTCTTGCCCTACCGGGATCATTGGCGAAGATATTGAAAGTGTTGCAAGGAAGAAAGAAGAGGAGCTGGGGATTCCCGTAATTCCTCTTTTCTGTGAAGGATTCAGATCGAAGCATTGGAGTACCGGTTTTGACGCGACCCAGCATGGCATTTTGCGACAGATTGTGAAAAAAAGCACGAAAAAGCAAGAGGATCTCGTTAATGTCATCAGTCTTTGGGGTTCGGATATCTTTACCCCTATGTTCAAAGAGTTTAACTTAAGAGTCAATTATGTTGTGGATATGGCATCCGTCTCCGATCTCGAGCAATTGTCTGAAGCGGCGGCAACCGTGGGCTTCTGCTATACGCTCTCTTCGTATATGGCAGCGGCGCTGGAGCAGGAATTTGGCGTGCCCGAAGTCAAAGCTCCGATGCCCTACGGATTCGCCGGAACCGATGCATGGCTTCGTGAGCTCGGCAAAGTCACCCATCGGGAAGAGCTTGTAGAGCAGTACATCGCGAAGGAACACGCCAGAGTGAAGCCGAAGATCGCCGAGCTCAAAAAGAAGCTTCAGGGCTTAAAAGGATACGTTGCTACAGGCTCCGCTTACGCCCACGGACTGATTCAAGTACTAAGAGAACTGGATATTCAGGTAGACGGCTCGCTGGTGTTCCACCATGATCCCGTTTATGACAGCGGCGATGCCAGGGAGGATTCGTTGGGGCACCTGATTGAAAATTACGGCGAGGTCCCGTCGTTTAATGTGAGCAACAGGCAGCAGTATCAATTTTACGGTTTGCTGCAGGAGGTCAAGCCGGATTTTATCCTGATCAGACATAACGGTCTTGCGCCGCTGGCTTCCAAGCTCGGCATCCCCGCAGCCCCGCTGGGCGATGAGCATATCGCGATCGGCTACGAAGGCATCGTTAATCTGGGTGAAGCTATTCTGGACATTCTCGCCCATAAAAAATTTCACGATGATCTGAAAAAGCACGCAAAGCTCCCCTACAAGCAGTGGTGGCTTGAACAAAAAGACCCCTACATTCTCGCCAAACACCCGGAATTGATCGATGCGCAACCAACGATTTCATAA
- a CDS encoding AraC family transcriptional regulator — MPSEAPCTILTAGFSFHHKPFQMSETEGFPHYLIRLQTEGSCSALIDGEITRVESGGLMLIAPGVPYNLIIDKEKYPLGEPRVESGDYHIFCRGEWIDRWWNSRLRPSLMHIPLNDALVGLFRQLVLEQRRLSDFSPEISSCYLQILCMEIDRLTVDRPSVSTRGYLAYRMKQFVEENAALSFRLEDVAAYVGISVSRAVHLFKEAFGTTIVKYVNEVRLEMARERIVYSPMPLEHIAEACGFVNYTYFHRQFRKRYGMSPKQFRTHSREMDAPALI, encoded by the coding sequence ATGCCAAGCGAAGCGCCTTGTACTATTTTAACCGCCGGATTCTCCTTCCATCATAAACCTTTCCAAATGTCTGAAACGGAAGGCTTCCCCCACTATCTCATTCGCCTGCAGACCGAAGGAAGCTGCAGCGCTTTGATAGACGGCGAGATCACGCGTGTCGAGAGCGGCGGCCTGATGCTCATTGCTCCGGGCGTTCCATACAACCTTATTATTGACAAGGAAAAATATCCGCTGGGCGAGCCGCGCGTCGAAAGCGGGGATTATCATATTTTTTGCCGGGGGGAGTGGATTGACCGGTGGTGGAACAGCCGTCTGCGGCCGTCGCTAATGCATATCCCGCTTAATGACGCATTAGTCGGTCTATTTCGCCAGCTCGTGCTGGAGCAGCGCCGCCTGTCCGATTTTTCCCCGGAAATTTCAAGCTGCTACCTGCAGATTCTGTGCATGGAAATCGACCGTCTTACCGTGGATCGTCCCTCCGTCTCTACGAGGGGATATTTGGCTTACCGGATGAAGCAGTTTGTAGAGGAAAATGCGGCGCTTTCTTTCCGTCTGGAAGACGTCGCGGCCTATGTCGGCATCTCCGTCTCGCGCGCCGTCCATCTGTTCAAGGAGGCCTTTGGCACAACCATCGTCAAATATGTAAATGAAGTCCGCCTGGAAATGGCCCGTGAGCGGATCGTATACAGTCCGATGCCATTAGAGCATATCGCGGAAGCCTGCGGCTTCGTGAACTATACGTATTTCCACCGGCAGTTCCGCAAACGGTACGGCATGTCGCCAAAACAGTTCCGCACGCACAGCAGGGAGATGGACGCGCCTGCGCTTATATAG
- a CDS encoding sugar phosphate isomerase/epimerase family protein encodes MKLGVFMVLFGGRKLEDALDYVAEKGVKAVEIGTGGNPGKSHCDPQLLLEDERALKEFKHAVESRGLIISALSCHGNPLHPQKALAQKDHEDFQNSVRLAEKLGVSVVNTFSGCPGDHEDAKYPNWPVAPWPNDFQEVLKWQWENKVIPYWIEAGAFAADHGVKVGLELHGGFSVHTPATLLRLREAAGEVIGANLDPSHMWWQGIDPVQAIHILGRAGAIHHFHAKDTVIDPVNVNKYGLTDMQTYDNMLDRAWQFRTVGYGHDLKTWADIVSALRLVGYDYVVSIEHEDGLMSINEGFSKAVDNLNQVLIQEQLGEMWWL; translated from the coding sequence ATGAAACTTGGCGTATTTATGGTATTGTTCGGCGGCCGCAAGCTGGAGGATGCGCTGGACTATGTGGCGGAAAAAGGAGTTAAAGCGGTGGAGATCGGCACGGGAGGTAATCCTGGAAAAAGCCACTGCGATCCGCAGCTGCTGCTTGAAGACGAGCGCGCGCTGAAAGAGTTCAAGCATGCGGTAGAGTCGAGAGGGCTGATTATCAGTGCGCTCAGCTGCCACGGCAACCCGCTGCACCCGCAAAAGGCGCTGGCGCAGAAGGACCACGAGGACTTCCAAAATTCGGTCAGATTAGCGGAGAAGCTGGGCGTTTCGGTTGTCAATACGTTCTCCGGCTGCCCTGGAGACCATGAGGATGCGAAGTACCCGAACTGGCCGGTCGCTCCCTGGCCGAATGATTTTCAGGAAGTGCTGAAATGGCAGTGGGAGAATAAAGTCATTCCTTACTGGATAGAGGCGGGAGCTTTTGCGGCGGATCATGGCGTCAAGGTGGGACTTGAGCTGCATGGCGGCTTCTCGGTGCATACACCGGCAACGCTGCTCCGTCTGAGAGAAGCGGCGGGCGAAGTCATCGGCGCCAATCTGGACCCCAGCCATATGTGGTGGCAGGGAATCGACCCAGTGCAGGCTATTCATATCCTGGGCCGGGCCGGAGCGATTCATCACTTCCATGCCAAGGATACGGTCATAGATCCGGTTAACGTGAACAAGTATGGCCTGACCGATATGCAGACCTATGACAACATGCTGGACCGCGCCTGGCAGTTCCGCACCGTCGGCTACGGCCATGACCTGAAGACCTGGGCGGATATTGTCAGCGCGCTTCGCCTGGTTGGTTATGATTATGTCGTCAGCATTGAGCATGAAGACGGGCTGATGTCGATCAATGAAGGCTTCTCCAAAGCGGTCGACAATCTGAATCAGGTGCTGATCCAAGAGCAGCTTGGCGAAATGTGGTGGCTGTAA